A window of the Streptococcus sp. 116-D4 genome harbors these coding sequences:
- a CDS encoding DNA-binding protein, whose amino-acid sequence MSLSENDKRVLRLIKVGAENSITGAEISLTTKLTERTVRDIIKRLVVKHNIPIVGVRCGVFSGYFIPANKGELLDGAKAFYNQVQEESKRLAVLMNSDLESYKETLKEVGGYV is encoded by the coding sequence ATGAGCCTATCAGAGAATGATAAACGAGTATTAAGACTAATCAAGGTAGGGGCTGAGAACTCCATAACAGGGGCAGAAATCAGCCTGACAACCAAGCTAACAGAAAGAACAGTACGTGACATCATTAAGCGCCTAGTAGTCAAGCATAACATCCCAATAGTGGGGGTTAGATGTGGCGTTTTTAGTGGCTACTTTATCCCAGCGAATAAAGGCGAGCTACTAGATGGCGCTAAGGCCTTTTACAACCAAGTACAGGAAGAGAGCAAGCGCCTAGCAGTGTTGATGAATAGCGATCTAGAAAGTTATAAGGAAACCTTGAAGGAGGTGGGCGGATATGTTTAG